The window CTACTTCTAATCTTTATTAAACAGTTCAAgactaaaacaatttgattttgggaATAATCTCATTTTATAGTGAACCCTCTTGAAAGATACTTGTGCTGTTTTACCTAGTTGTGTTTAATTTAACTGCTCTTCCACACGCATTTCCTTTAGACAAAATGCCTATTTCACCTATTTTTTTATGCGTTATTCTCTTATATCTTTCTCAATATGATCTAAATCAACAGATTTTTGCAACTAATTCTCAGCTTTTGTACCATATGTTGTTAGTAGTCTTTTAAGCTGCTATATTAAAGTTAGTTTCCTAAGTGCTTTTTATAATCGGGGATAATGCAGGCCTATGCATGAGATAACCTTTTCAACAATCGACAGACCAAAGCTCTTAAGTCAGGTACTATACATTCCTCTTTTTTCTCTTGGGCTGGTGCATAATTCGTTTAATTTCCCTTCTGAAACTGCATAAGTCAGAATAAGATGATCTTAGTGTGAAGTTAACCTATAACAGTTTTTTAAAATCTTGAATGCTATGATATATATGTGCATAAAGGTTATGTATTACATTATAGTATTACACAATGGGAAGCTAACTTATTAGATGATTACTGTTTCTATATAATTATTGGCTCAATTTTTTTAATATGTGTTTTATAATTCAAGAGACTTAGATTAAGCTACACATGTATCAAATTTCAGTTGACTTCATTACTTTCTGAGGCTGGATTGAACATTCAAGAAGCACATGCTTTCTCAACCGCTGATGGCTTCTCTTTGGATGTCTTTGTTGTTGATGGATGGCCTCATGAGGTATAATCTCAATTTTATAAACATGATTGAATTGAATCATAATAAGAAAGAACGTTAAGTGTTTTTTATTCTTATAATGTAGTCAGTAACATTGCATAATGAACACAAATAACAGAACAGCTGTGTTGTTGTGTCAAGATCAAAGATCCAGTCCTAAACTTTGCTTTATGTCTATGTTGACTTATAGTTAAAAAATATTTTTGATAAAACTTCAAGGATGACATCTTTCGTTATGGGTTTGAGCTCATTTTTGGACTAGAATATAAATTGAATCAAGAATAGGAACCATAAAGTTCCATTTTTTTATGCCCTCGTTTGTTACTCTATATGTACTAATTGGTATTTGGCAACACTAGGAGACTGAACAGCTCCGAAACGCACTTACAAAGGAGATAATGAAGGCTAAGGTAGTTTATTGTTGTCTCTCTTGGTGTTTTACAACATTCACTTCTCCACATCATATGTTGTTTCATCTTGTCTAAATTTTTTCAGGGGGAATCTTATGGTGAAAAACACTCATCATCTACTACTACTACCAAAAATGTTCCTACTACAAGCAATTCAATACCATCTAAAGATCATGTGAAAATACCTACTGATGGGACTGATGTATGGGAAATTGATGCCAAGATGCTGAAATTTGAAAATAAAGTTGCATCTGGTACTTTTGGTGACCTGTATGTGTTTCAActctaaacttttttttttttttttacatttaaaaaaaaaagataatggCTCTAACATTTGCAATTTTCTTAGATATAAAGGCACGTATTGTAGTCAGGAAGTGGCTATTAAAGTTCTTAAGCCAGAGCGAATAGATGCAGATATGCTTAGAGAATTCTCTCAGGAGGTTTTTATTATGAGGTCAGTATCTTTTATTTTACTTTGGTTTTCTAATTCATATTTTTTTGCTTATGGAGCTTGTTTACCTTTTACCATTTTTGTTTTCCTAaactcatattttaaattcaataaaTGGTCAAACTTTATATCTAACTTTTTGTCTTAGACATGTCATGTAATCCCTTCATTCATCCTTTCATTCGCATCGCTGTTACAATTCGCCATGTTTCCAAAGATGTACATTAGCAGATAGGAGGATTGCTATTACAATTCATAGAattgttttttatttatttgttgtttttaaataataaaattcgTAGAATCAGTTTCTTTTGCAGCTAGTTATGTTTTCCCTGTTTTCCTTTGGCTTGACAGGAAGATTAGACACAAGAATGTTGTTCAATTCATTGGAGCATGTACAGAACCTTCTAAACTGTGTATTGTAACAGGTAACATGACTAATATTTAAAGCTTTATCATTTATTTTGTATAATCAGTTGCTAGTTTGTGATGCATCACCGATCGATAGTTATTTCGAGCTATGTTTAATTTTGTAGTATAAAGTACCTTGATGTATATGTTAAGCGTATGGCTATGGTCTTGGGGCTTTCATACCTTCCATTTTGGAAAGATTACATTTACACCAAGTTTACATAATACACAAATATTTTTTTTAGTGTTGCATGTACCATATGTACTTTATGCAGGACCAGAACACTCCCTGAAGTGTGTAAAGCTTATGAAGCATATTCCTCTAAATTATATATGCATTGTTCGATATATATTGGTGTTTGTATTGGAACAAGTAGATTTTTAACTTGTATTATGAATTGAACGAAGGTTTGAAACTTGTATAGGAAAAACTTGTTCTGAATGATAATGTTTTGTTCTGTCATCAGAGTTCATGGCACGAGGaagcatatataattatttacacaaGCAGAACGGTTCTTTTAAGATGCCTTTGTTACTGAAAATAGCGATTGATATATCTAAGGGCATGAGCTACCTGCATCAAAATAATATCATTCACAGGGACTTGAAAACTGCCAATCTTTTAATGGATGAACACGAAGTAAGAGTTCCCTCGGTATTCACATTCATTGTTATATGATAAATTGTTCTGGATAATTGTTTATACGAACATGGTTCTCTTGAAAATCGTATCTTTCTATTGTTTAAATGGGTCTAGCATAAATTATCTTGAAAATACAATATACGCTAATCAATCAGTAGGGTAGCTGCATGTGGTTTATTTCTTATTTGGCAGTATGAATAACTTAAACTTTTAAAAATGTGTGCTTTCATAACTAAAGCTGAATCTGTATCCTGATATAACATCAATCAACGTTCTCAATGGAGCAGAATTGAGCACTTTGTTAAACTAAACCTTTCTTCACTACCACTTTTGACTTGGACTCGAATTATACTTAGGTTGTTACAATGAGAATGTGTAGGACAGTTACATAAAGTACATGTCACTATGGTATACAAACCTTGTTTATATAGAATCATCTTCTTTTTAATACTATGATGGAAGAATATAACAGTTTCTTTGTGGATACCTATCTTGTGTTTATTGTGTGGTTCGTAGACGGTACTTAGTGAATTACTGATGAAAGCTTACTCACATAACTATTAACAAGTAAACATTTTATTTGTTGACTTGCACAATTTCGAGTCttgtttaaaattattattttcctgGACAGGTTGTGAAAGTTGCTGATTTTGGAGTTGCGAGGGTGCAGACTGAATCTGGAGTAATGACTGCAGAAACTGGAACTTACCGTTGGATGGCACCTGAGGTATCACTATGCTTTTATATACGGTGTCTATGAGTTTGAATTCCCAGTTATTGTATCACTTTTTGTTCTTCGGGACCTTTTGTTTACCTTTTTTGACATCATAATAGTGGCTAGTGTAAATGGATAAGTTTTCCCTGTCCAGGCTACCCGGTAAAGGGAAGTATTCAGATGTACAAGGCCTAACCGTGACCGTTTTCTATCCTTTACCTTGGCCACCACAAAATATGCTTATAGTGAGGTTTGAACCTGAGACGTCTTGTGAGGATATTCAGGACCCAATCACCTAACCATTTGACAATCATGACATGTTGTTCATTTGTATCTCTTTATTCGTTCTTACATTTCCTATGCATGGGCTTGTCTTAGTAACAGTTGTTATGAATTGAAGGTTATCGAGCACAAACCATATGATCATAAAGCTGATGTGTTCAGTTTCGCAATAGTGCTATGGGAGCTTCTAACAGGAGAAGTAAGTGCATTTTGAATTGAATAATAAACGAGAATTTTTTGTTTCATTGACTTACATTTTTATGTTTGACATGTGTTGTTTTCACAGGTTCCCTACTCATATTTAACACCATTACAAGCAGCAGTTGGTGTTGTACAACAGGTAGTCTTTCCTTTCATTAACTGAATTCATTGGTGGTTTACTCGAAAACAGTCAATCGAGCAAATGGTACTTTTAACCTGAAAACTTGGTAACAAAACCAAACTATATATTCATGGTTGCAAACGGTGGTTGCGGCGGTTTGTGACTAGCCCGCCCCTTTTTGCTCAAAAACGTCTAATTAGTCAGTCAACACTAAAAATTAGGTCAAAGTCGTTCAAAGTCAGTCAACGCTGTCAAAAGTCAACTTTTCTTTTCTGGCCTTTTTCTAGCGTAAAGGAAAATCCCAACCCCATTTAAAATTAGCTGAGAAAAACACCGACTTACATAGTATCCCTTAAGGTTAAATTAataagatatggcccgttgaatatttgggtggagtttatttaaatttttttatgaaaatgagtatttgacactttgggggctcgattttaatatttgaacaaactatgaGGGCTTTTTTGAAAAAAAAAGGTGGGAAAAGGGaaaaaagtgaaaggacgaaaacgcccctggtgactattaatcgtttttgtctattaggtagtatataaagtatgtggtcgatttataatgaatgagaagtttaatggttaaagtataaaatgttaaaagtttgtggtaaatttataaaagctataaagttaactattatatATTTTGAGGCTAAAATGTAAATAAGTAAAAGATTGGGGGTAGTTTGTGAAACTTGTGAGGTTAAAAAAAACAAATCGACCCCCCCATACAGGGGGTAAATTGTCACATTaccattctcataaaaaatcttaaataaactacacccaaatatttaacgggcaatatcttctcgctcgcaacgagtcaaatttttccgacaccatcgttaaactcgaaataattttaggaacacaatgtcactagctatacgcaaaacggacgctttttaaaaaaggcTAAATATTTGggttacttttcatacacgttgatttcgcGTTaattttttaaaagtcgacaattccatagcgaaatgcggagatgcacatatgttgttaatttaaaataacatttaaatttttcacgggttataccttttagttcgactcgagttgcgcttcaacaacatcatcgttagccacgaaataattttacaaacaaaacgcaataaaatacattgaaaaccgaacccccggcgcgaagcgagggtttgaACACTAGTTATAACTATTTGTAATGAACAtactattctttttttttttttttttttttagattacaCTTTCTAAACGTAGTTGTTATACTTATCGTTAACACATATCTTTAATATTGTACAATTATATAACGAATGTAACGAACACTATAAATTACTAGTAATATTTAACTGATTTTATATATAGACAtatcgcttcgcgccggggttcggttttcaatgtattatattgcgtttagtttgtaaaattatttcgtggctaaagatgatatcgttgaagcgcaattcgattcgaactaaaaggtataatccgtgaaagatttaaatgttattttaaattaacaatatatgtacatctccgcgtttcactatggaattgtcgacttttaaaaatttaacacaaaatcgacgtgtatgaaaagtacctcaaatatttagcgttttttaaaaagcgtctgttttgcgtatagttagtgacagtgtgctcctaaaattatttcgagtttaacgatgttgtcagaaaaatttaactcgttgcgagcgagaagatatggcccgtcgaatatttgggtggagtttatttaaatttttttatgaaaatgagtatttgacactttggggggtcgattttaatatttgaacaaactatggggGCTTTTTTGAAAAAAAAGGTAGGAAAAGGGaaaaaagtgaaaggacgaaaacgccctggtgactattaatcgtttttgtctattaggtagtatataaagtatgtggtcgatttataatgaatgagaagtttaatggttaaagtataaaatgttaaaagtttgtggtaaatttataaaagctataaatttaattattatatattttgagGCTAAAATGTAAATAAGTAAAAGATTGGGGGTAGTTTGTGAAACTTGTGAGGTTTACTATTCACTTTTGCTATACCTTTTAGATaagtatgtggtcgatttataattaatgagaagtttaatggttaaagtataaaatgttaaaagtttgtggtaaatttataaaagctataaagttaattattatatattttgagGATAAAATGTAAATAAGTAAAAGATTGAGGGGAGTTTGTAAAtttataaaagctataaagttaattattatatattttgagGATAAAATGTAAATAAGTAAAAGATTGAGGGTAGTTTGTGAAACTTGTGAGATTTACTATTCACTTTTGCTATACCTATaccttttagatatatagatataataaataattatacaaAACAttttaaaagatatatatatatatatatatatatatatatatatatatatatatatatatatatatatatatatatatataggggtaggatcaagagggaagtaaccaatcgggggaagcaaaaaatttttttttttacattttttgaaaaaactttgttcacgaacattatagatgatatgaaaatatgaacatttagtagagacactttgtgataaatgtttttattttggcgggaaaacgctcgaagaagtaatatataacaattatcgtgtttttcgagcgtattttaaggttttagctattggggtttagatattagggtttatagggtttagatattagggtttagaaatttagggtttagattgagtttttaagacgaacggtttagagtttagggtttagggtttggtgttttgggtttatggaataaaccctaaaccctaaactctaaatcgggctaaattttacttcacaaaacatgaaaaaaaagcgttcatattcttcacgaacaatattatgttgaatgttatttttgtcgatcgttttcccgcctaaataataacattcatcacgaagtgtctcttctaaatgttcatattttcgtgtgaccttgatgccggaaaaaaaaaatttcaaagaaaacgaaaaaaaaaaaaaaattttgcttccccccgattggttacttccccattgatcctgcccctatatatatatatatatatatatatatatatatattatttaaactaaCACCACCACATCATCTTATTTGTAAATCATTTGCTTTTGAAATATTATGTTTAAAATATTTgtgttttaaaaatttatattaaataatttttatttaaaagtatttttattataaaagtCAACGTTGGTTAACATCCTTCTCGACCTTTCAAGGTCCTGACTAACTCgtccccgtctcgcgtctttttaaACCTTGTATATATTTATGTTGGAACATGTTCATAATGAAGGAAAATCAAATCATTATGTTGCTCAATGGTTGTAAGTTGGTGTTGGTAAAGTATAACAAACAATGGATTATTTCTTGGTTCATCAGGGTTTACGGCCTACGATCCCTAAGCAGACTCATCCAAAGCTCACTGAATTGCTTGAGAGTTGCTGGCAACAGAATCCCACTATGAGGCCAAACTTCACTGAAATTCTAGACAAACTAAAGCATTTAGCAAAAGAGGTATGTTTGATCTCTGATCGGTTAAACGGGTAGAATTATAAAAATGGTGAAAAATGATATGGGTCAGATGGGTGTCGAACAAGTCCAGACCATTTGAAAAGTCATCCACGGTGCATGATTAAAAACAATCTAAATCTATTTATATCAAAATCCAGATAATTTTGCAAAAAACTCATAACTTTTGGGTAAAAAATTTTCACCTCAGCCCAAGTCGCAACTCGTTCGTTTTGACTTGACCAGCACAACATTTTACATGTTTTTCAACCCACCTGATTTTGCCACTTCTATGTAACTAAAACTCTTCATCTGTAATTCTTGAACTTTTTTTAGCAGCTATGAAGATATCAAATTGTACTGAAACATAGACTATGATTTTCTTTTGGGTTACCGACCAAATTGCCAAAAAAAGCTTTTTTAATGTTTTGCCCCAAAAATAAAATATTACAATTTTGGTTAACAACCCTTCTTTTTATACTTGAATTTGTATCTTGTGATTTTTCAAGTTGGAACAATTTGATCAGGTTGGGAATGCTGGTGAGGGGCAAAAGGACAAGTCAATTAGCGGATTTTTCTCAAGTTTTAAGAAAGGATACCACTGAAGCAGCAGGTATCGAATGAACGAGATGTAATTTGTGTGATTATCTTATTATTCATGCACAAATTCCACTTATATACAGTAGAGTGTTACTTTCTATGCTGAACCAATATTCTCATCATCAAATTTCTTCCTTCTTGTTGATATCACACCATCACTTTTTTAGTGGTCATAAAAATGGCATCCCAAAAACCAGATCAGAAGGCTAAGCAGACAAAAAGACAATATTTAACATGAGTAGAACTCCAAATGTTGATCTTTTGTTTAACTTGAGTATCTGAGGTTTAAAATTTTGTTACTGAGCGAAACTTTTGGATCAGATTTTCATTACTCAGTTTTGGGATCTTAATTGCAATTGAAGAGCGTATTTAACTTGTACTGTTGAAATTCTTAGGTATCGACTTTAACTTATAATCCGTTAACAAATCGTTTAATGGCGTGGAAAAACCTTTCGGCTTTCGCTACTTGAGCAACTTACATATCCCGTATCTTTTTTTTTTCACGTGTTTCAAAATCATTCACATATTGAGGTATCTTTGTGCAAGGTTGTACTTCTACAGTTTCCGTTAACCACAAGAAATGTGTTGAGAACACAACTGAATGTTCAATATTTGATTAAATCCGAGATAGATATCGAAGATAAAAACGcaactttttagctgatatcaacaTCAATATCCGAAAGTTGCTTAATAGATTATATTGCCCTAATAAAGTCTAACCATATACCGGCAGCATCACAATGTAGCTTGACTAGGGAAATGAAATGAAGCAGAGAGAAAATAAATAAAGTTCTTGTTCCTTGAGTTTTGTATTGGAGAGTGATCGTACCAAATTCGGGAAACGGATAGGATACGATTGCAAGTCTCAATCACGTTAACGGTGAGCGGTTTGGTCTTCTCGAACTCCCCAGAATATCGTTGATTACCGAATCCAAATACTTGTTTCAAATCCATTTCAGGTCAAACTCAGTCAATCATCTAGAGAGAAAAAGTTCTCTTGTAGAGAGAAAAAGTTCTGCTCTAACAAAATGATGTGATCTGCCCATTAATGGAATTCAGGTGGCCTTTTTATAGTTAAAAAAGTTAAAGGTTCTCCTCCAGAAAAAGGACACGTGTCATGCTCTTATTGGTGGGTCAACCCTTATCTTTCGGAGATGGACCAGTCAACTCCATAATATTCGGATCATGACTTTCACACCTCATCGGTTCCGGCTTACCGTAAATCCTCTATCCGATGTTCGCTGATTTCAAACTTATGGTTTTATACCTTTTATTCACGTTTATGGTGATCAGTTGTGCATTCGAACATGCTTTTCTGTTAGATTTCTATACGCTAGCCGAATAGCGTATTATTAAGTCCCCTCAGTTTCAGAATGATAGCTTTTAAATGTATCTTGTCAAAATTAAAAAATCATTTCTTCCACTTCTACGAGCCTCCATACATTAAATGCTCCTGAAATTCGGATTTGACAATCTCAATTCTTTGATTAATTTTCATTGTTGTTTGCCATCTCCACCGTCCACGTGTACTTTTGATCATATCTTAAATAATGGTAAAAAAATCCTTTGAATTACCTCTTTACATCCCTATATATATCCCTAGCATTTACTCCTATCAACTACCTCACCTTTTATTTCTTTTCTATCCGCTTATAATTATAATGTCATCCGTCCGCTAGTAATCGTTCTTTTCTTGATGTTCGCCATGTTCCCCGTTAAATTTCTCGACAATATTTGGAGTATCTTTATCATCGCTTTCCAATTCTTCATTCTGTTGACGCAGTAATCCCGTCATCGTCTGATCGTGCTCATCAACCCCCTTTAGGTAAAATTGCTCTATATGCTCATGCGCTGGAATCCGCAACCTTCGCATTCCTTTAACTGAATTATTCCAATCGTTGATTTGTCATTATAAAATTGCTATTGGTCAACTTGAACCCGCTAGTATCCACGAAATTATTATTTTCGAAATGTATTGTCATGCCACGAAGCAACCTCCTTCTCTTTGTATCTTTGAAAATATTTTTCAAATTGAATCTTATCATGTCGGCTGGTTTTATTTTAAACAATACGGCTTTTTAAATCTTCGAGCGGAGCCAATACGTGATTGGGAGACATCCTTCTTTTTTGTAAATGAAGACATTTTGCTAAATGAATATTGATCAGATAGAATTTGGCACGCTAATCGCTATGCGCCTATTGTTCCTAGGTCCAAATTATCAAATTCAGAGAAAAACGTTATGAGAAGTTTAGGTCAGAAGCCTTATTTAACGCACATATGCGGAGCACATACTTGTTCTTGACTCCGTTAGCAACgactagcagaattctcgtattcGCCCCGTAATTAATTATAAGGGCAAAGGTATGAATATCTCTTGTTTCGCTATTCCTATTTACTGTTAttcctttatttattattatgtattttCTTTTTCAGAATTAAACTTATACGAGATTTTAAATTTCAATACCCCTCAAGAGCTTTGTTTTTCAACCAAGCCCATTGCTCAAGATAAGAGTCCTCCTCATATGCGCTCCGCTCCTGTGCGTACCGCAAGATCTGCCGGTATCAAAACGAAAATCTTCAGTTGATCAACATAGGAATGTTACATCCCACTCTTCTTCTCTTCATATACCAACTGAAGGTGAATTAGCTGATTAAAATTTATCATCCTTTTTAACCCATACATTGTATCACGAATTCTATAAATAAAATCTCGCTAatttggtccgtggattaaagtaatcaactcttgattacatataaccacgttaaattatcACGTTCTTTTTTATTTGTTATTGTCTTCGTTTGTCTTTGTAGGAAGAGTGATTTTCTGGAAATCACTCATATTGTTGGGTCCTATATCCTAACAGTCATGAGAGGTGTTTTACCATTAGGTTGtagataatgtttcaaatattgtacatatggtcatgtggGTGTTTTACTattaggttgtacataatgcttcaaatattgtatgtATGGTCACGAGGGTGTTTACCATAAAGTTCTGTATAATGTTTCTCATATTGTATAATTAACAAgtaaatagttttattaaataaataattaattattttaatgacaataTCATGGTagcttaaaatttttctttttatttttaatttttttaagctTGTATATTCTCCATTTATGACATTATCATGATACAGTGGCGAAAATACATGGGGGGTAGGGgcttcaaattttgctcaaaaatcttcaacttttgctcaaaaaccttcataatttgcccaaaaacctcaatttttgccccaaaacctacatattttgtcaaaaaaaattgctatggttttaaaattttttttgccCCCAGTGAAAAAATTTCTAGTTTCGCCACTATCATGATAGAGATTTCTTAGAAAGTATAGATTTTCCTTCCAATGCTTCCTTCCAACCCcttcatttcattttttttcctTCCTTCCCGAAAAATCTTGGGAACAAAGCCTAAatgatagataaatatatataccaAATTTTACTGCAAATCAAAATGCATACATCAACTATaaataacaattaattaattaatttgtagTTTAAAGCATATCCGACTAAGACCATTCGTAACGGGTCCTAAGTGACCCCGTTACTTGTCCACTTGGCACCAGAAACGCCGGAAAATGGCCGTAACCAGGCGGCACCTGGTGGCGTCAGTTTCGCGTTTGGGGAGAAGAAACGAGGGAGGTCACAgctgtttctttttctttttttattttttttattaatttaaaaatattatttttatccccatttaatacttaactcaattagattttaacacatcatcacaatacttcaAATTAACACCAAAAAGTAACACCACCAATACTCCACTCAACAAAGTAACACGTCATACTCATCCAAAAAGTGCAAAAAGGCAAGTAACACGAAAAGTGACACCGCTAACCATTACAAATGGTCTAACCAACATTCTTGTAGAGTTACACGTAACATTAGTTAAAACCTATATTTACTTATTACTTATTTTTCAATTAACGACAAAAGTTACATGTTTTTGTGTTTGTATCTTATTATATTACATTATATTCTAATTTGTTAAAAATACATTAATGAATTTATTTCATAATAgcaatattttaaaaa of the Rutidosis leptorrhynchoides isolate AG116_Rl617_1_P2 chromosome 5, CSIRO_AGI_Rlap_v1, whole genome shotgun sequence genome contains:
- the LOC139850269 gene encoding serine/threonine-protein kinase STY17-like is translated as MAMEDNNESCGSRAVESPKQSRQRRQKLEVYNDVLTRLYDMNHEDTQQPDFEDQLWIHFNRLPPRYALDVNVERAEDVITHKKVLQMAEDPANRPAFEVRLVQVHPTSDGNTSDFDHIEFSLKEDAQSASTYSSRSGLHPPPSFGSAQNLEVLALKGSRHHDDSYAENDVNSTSVSSRPMHEITFSTIDRPKLLSQLTSLLSEAGLNIQEAHAFSTADGFSLDVFVVDGWPHEETEQLRNALTKEIMKAKGESYGEKHSSSTTTTKNVPTTSNSIPSKDHVKIPTDGTDVWEIDAKMLKFENKVASGTFGDLYKGTYCSQEVAIKVLKPERIDADMLREFSQEVFIMRKIRHKNVVQFIGACTEPSKLCIVTEFMARGSIYNYLHKQNGSFKMPLLLKIAIDISKGMSYLHQNNIIHRDLKTANLLMDEHEVVKVADFGVARVQTESGVMTAETGTYRWMAPEVIEHKPYDHKADVFSFAIVLWELLTGEVPYSYLTPLQAAVGVVQQGLRPTIPKQTHPKLTELLESCWQQNPTMRPNFTEILDKLKHLAKEVGNAGEGQKDKSISGFFSSFKKGYH